In Mauremys mutica isolate MM-2020 ecotype Southern chromosome 16, ASM2049712v1, whole genome shotgun sequence, one DNA window encodes the following:
- the KIAA1671 gene encoding uncharacterized protein KIAA1671 homolog isoform X1, protein MCFERMEYYYCPSLLKSLRYLWDHLKQCFARQPPEAKDTDTLVQEADSQYGTWSEQRHSGDSFVPESPSSESNVVSTRKQPPNSRLSSLSSQTEPASMIDQHDSSKDQRSTSLDRSSTDMDSTDGIVGPLPADTYSEEKTIDFSFIDQTSILDSSALKTRVQLSKRIRHRAPSSHSLRRSRRIESENKLSVMQETDSTWMFKDSTEEKSTKQEESDEEEKIYKTERSSAMQPQRLPVFPGMDHSVLKAQLRKRQEPESPSEINSAQLFKSQFQQGAPGGRVLPSSAEKENRSEEMSPQWLKELKSKKRQSQHENQV, encoded by the exons GATCACCTGAAGCAGTGCTTTGCCAGACAACCCCCAGAGGCCAAGGACACCGACACACTTGTGCAAGAGGCTGACAGTCAATATGGTACCTGGAGTGAGCAGCGCCACAGTGGGGACAG CTTTGTGCCCGAGTCTCCTTCCTCAGAAAGCAATGTTGTTTCAACAAGGAAGCAGCCACCAAATAGCCGGCTGTCTTCTCTCTCTTCTCAAACGGAACCTGCCTCCATGATCGATCAGCATGATTCCTCAAAAGACCAAAGGAGCACAAGTTTGGACCGTTCCAGCACTGATATGGATTCAACTGATGGTATTGTGGGACCCCTTCCAGCAGATACCTACTCTGAGGAGAAAACCATTGACTTCTCCTTCATTGAT caaacttCTATACTGGATTCCAGTGCCCTGAAAACCCGTGTGCAGCTCAGCAAAAGGATTCGCCACCGGGCACCTAGCTCCCATTCGCTCAGGAGAAGCAGACGGATAGAGTCTGAAAACAAACTCTCTGTGATGCAGGAGACTGACAGCACTTGGATGTTTAAAGACTCCACAG AAGAGAAATCTACAAAACAGGAAGAGTCTGATGAGGAAGAAAAAATATACAAAACAGAGAGATCCTCAGCTATGCAACCTCAGAGGCTTCCTGTTTTTCCAGGCATGGACCACTCTGTTCTCAAG GCTCAGCTTCGGAAAAGACAAGAGCCCGAGAGTCCCAGTGAAATAAATTCTGCACAGCTATTTAAATCCCAATTCCAGCAAGGAGCTCCCGGTGGCAGGGTACTGCCCTCTAGTGCTGAGAAGGAGAACAG GTCAGAAGAAATGTCTCCTCAATGGCTGAAAGAGCTGAAATCGAAGAAGAGGCAGAGCCAGCATGAGAATCAGGTTTGA
- the KIAA1671 gene encoding uncharacterized protein KIAA1671 homolog isoform X2: MINSLCTVLAHQTDHLKQCFARQPPEAKDTDTLVQEADSQYGTWSEQRHSGDSFVPESPSSESNVVSTRKQPPNSRLSSLSSQTEPASMIDQHDSSKDQRSTSLDRSSTDMDSTDGIVGPLPADTYSEEKTIDFSFIDQTSILDSSALKTRVQLSKRIRHRAPSSHSLRRSRRIESENKLSVMQETDSTWMFKDSTEEKSTKQEESDEEEKIYKTERSSAMQPQRLPVFPGMDHSVLKAQLRKRQEPESPSEINSAQLFKSQFQQGAPGGRVLPSSAEKENRSEEMSPQWLKELKSKKRQSQHENQV, from the exons GATCACCTGAAGCAGTGCTTTGCCAGACAACCCCCAGAGGCCAAGGACACCGACACACTTGTGCAAGAGGCTGACAGTCAATATGGTACCTGGAGTGAGCAGCGCCACAGTGGGGACAG CTTTGTGCCCGAGTCTCCTTCCTCAGAAAGCAATGTTGTTTCAACAAGGAAGCAGCCACCAAATAGCCGGCTGTCTTCTCTCTCTTCTCAAACGGAACCTGCCTCCATGATCGATCAGCATGATTCCTCAAAAGACCAAAGGAGCACAAGTTTGGACCGTTCCAGCACTGATATGGATTCAACTGATGGTATTGTGGGACCCCTTCCAGCAGATACCTACTCTGAGGAGAAAACCATTGACTTCTCCTTCATTGAT caaacttCTATACTGGATTCCAGTGCCCTGAAAACCCGTGTGCAGCTCAGCAAAAGGATTCGCCACCGGGCACCTAGCTCCCATTCGCTCAGGAGAAGCAGACGGATAGAGTCTGAAAACAAACTCTCTGTGATGCAGGAGACTGACAGCACTTGGATGTTTAAAGACTCCACAG AAGAGAAATCTACAAAACAGGAAGAGTCTGATGAGGAAGAAAAAATATACAAAACAGAGAGATCCTCAGCTATGCAACCTCAGAGGCTTCCTGTTTTTCCAGGCATGGACCACTCTGTTCTCAAG GCTCAGCTTCGGAAAAGACAAGAGCCCGAGAGTCCCAGTGAAATAAATTCTGCACAGCTATTTAAATCCCAATTCCAGCAAGGAGCTCCCGGTGGCAGGGTACTGCCCTCTAGTGCTGAGAAGGAGAACAG GTCAGAAGAAATGTCTCCTCAATGGCTGAAAGAGCTGAAATCGAAGAAGAGGCAGAGCCAGCATGAGAATCAGGTTTGA